The following coding sequences are from one Equus caballus isolate H_3958 breed thoroughbred chromosome 27, TB-T2T, whole genome shotgun sequence window:
- the ASH2L gene encoding set1/Ash2 histone methyltransferase complex subunit ASH2 isoform X6 → MGLYYLKVTEPVSKSRETEVIFSREVLEATVMAAAGTGPGPGVGAGPGPAAAANATAAEEGETKPVVAVAAASVGEGTSAAPAAEPSSGEAESGDANSVDVSGGLETESSNGKDTLEGAGDTSEVMDTQAGSVDEENGRQLGEVELQCGICTKWFTADTFGIDTSSCLPFMTNYSFHCNVCHHSGNTYFLRKQANLKEMCLSALANLTWQSRTQDEHPKTMFSKDKDIIPFIDKYWECMTTRQRPGKMTWPNNIVKTMSKERDVFLVKEHPDPGSKDPEEDYPKFGLLDQDLSNIGPAYDNQKQSSAVSTSGNLNGGIAAGSSGKGRGAKRKQQDGGTTGTTKKARSDPLFSAQRLPPHGYPLEHPFNKDGYRYILAEPDPHAPDPEKLELDCWAGKPIPGDLYRACLYERVLLALHDRAPQLKISDDRLTVVGEKGYSMVRASHGVRKGAWYFEITVDEMPPDTAARLGWSQPLGNLQAPLGYDKFSYSWRSKKGTKFHQSIGKHYSSGYGQGDVLGFYINLPEDTETAKSLPDTYKDKVSINFGPCFKYPPKDLTYHPMSDMGWGAVVEHTLADVLYHVETEVDGRRSPPWEP, encoded by the exons ATGGGCCTTTACTATTTGAAGGTTACAGAGCCAGTCAGCAAGTCGCGCGAGACGGAGGTAATATTCTCGCGAGAAGTCTTGGAGGCGACAGTGATGGCGGCGGCGGGAACCGGACCCGGCCCGGGAGTGGGTGCAGGACCGGGTCCCGCGGCGGCTGCAAATGCAACAGCGGCGGAAGAAGGGGAGACGAAGCCGGTGGTAGCGGTAGCAGCCGCTTCGGTCGGAGAGGGGACATCTGCTGCTCCAGCAGCAGAGCCCAGTTCCGGAGAGGCCGAAAGCGG GGATGCAAACTCCGTTGATGTAAGTGGTGGTTTGGAGACGGAATCCTCTAATGGAAAAGATACACTA GAAGGTGCTGGGGATACTTCAGAGGTGATGGATACTCAGGCGGGCTCCGTGGATGAGGAGAATGGCCGACAGCTGGGAGAGGTGGAGCTGCAGTGTGGGATATGTACAAAGTGGTTCACAGCAGACACCTTTGGCATAGATACCTC ATCCTGTCTACCTTTCATGACCAACTACAGCTTTCACTGCAACGTGTGCCATCATAGTGGGAATACCTATTTCCTCCGGAAGCAAGCAA aCTTGAAGGAAATGTGCCTTAGTGCTTTGGCCAACCTAACATGGCAGTCCCGAACGCAGGATGAACATCCGAAAACCATGTTCTCCAAAGATAAG gatatCATACCATTTATTGATAAATACTGGGAGTGCATGACGACCAGACAGAGACCTGGAAAAATGACTTGGCCAAATAACATTGTTAAAACGATG AGTAAGGAAAGAGATGTATTCTTGGTAAAGGAACACCCTGATCCTGGGAGTAAGGACCCAGAAGAAGATTACCCAAAATTTGGACTTTTGGATCAG GATCTTAGTAACATTGGTCCTGcttatgacaaccaaaaacaaaGCAGTGCTGTGTCTACCAGTGGGAATCTAAATG GGGGGATTGCAGCAGGAAGcagtggaaaaggaagaggagctAAGCGCAAACAGCAGGATGGAGGAACCACAGGGACCACCAAGAAGGCCCGGAG tGACCCTTTGTTTTCTGCTCAGCGCCTTCCCCCTCACGGTTACCCCTTGGAACACCCGTTTAATAAAGATGGCTATCGATATATTCTCGCTGAGCCTGATCCCCACGCCCCTGATCCTGAGAAGCTTGAACTTGACTGCTGGGCTGGAAAACCTATTCCTGGAGACCTCTACAGAGCCTGCTTGTATGAACGGGTTTTGTTAGCCCTACATGATCGAG CTCCCCAGTTGAAGATCTCTGATGACCGGCTGACTGTGGTTGGAGAGAAGGGCTACTCCATGGTTCGGGCTTCTCATGGGGTACGGAAAGGTGCCTGGTACTTTGAAATCACGGTGGATGAGATGCCGCCGGACACTGCTGCCAGACTGGGTTGGTCCCAGCCATTAG GTAACCTTCAAGCTCCCTTAGGTTATGATAAATTTAGCTATTCTTGGCGGAGCAAAAAGGGAACCAAGTTCCACCAGTCCATTGGCAAACACTACTCTTCTGGCTATGGACAGGGAGACGTCCTGGGGTTTTATATCAATCTtcctgaagacacagagacagcCAAGTCACTGCCCGATACTTATAAAGATAAG GTTTCCATTAACTTTGGACCGTGCTTCAAGTATCCTCCAAAGGATCTTACTTACCACCCT ATGAGTGACATGGGCTGGGGTGCCGTGGTAGAACACACTCTGGCTGATGTCTTATATCACGTGGAAACAGAAGTGGATGGGAGGCGGAGTCCCCCGTGGGAACCCTGA
- the ASH2L gene encoding set1/Ash2 histone methyltransferase complex subunit ASH2 isoform X5 translates to MGLYYLKVTEPVSKSRETEVIFSREVLEATVMAAAGTGPGPGVGAGPGPAAAANATAAEEGETKPVVAVAAASVGEGTSAAPAAEPSSGEAESGDANSVDVSGGLETESSNGKDTLEGAGDTSEVMDTQAGSVDEENGRQLGEVELQCGICTKWFTADTFGIDTSSCLPFMTNYSFHCNVCHHSGNTYFLRKQANLKEMCLSALANLTWQSRTQDEHPKTMFSKDKDIIPFIDKYWECMTTRQRPGKMTWPNNIVKTMSKERDVFLVKEHPDPGSKDPEEDYPKFGLLDQDLSNIGPAYDNQKQSSAVSTSGNLNGGASFGGGIAAGSSGKGRGAKRKQQDGGTTGTTKKARSDPLFSAQRLPPHGYPLEHPFNKDGYRYILAEPDPHAPDPEKLELDCWAGKPIPGDLYRACLYERVLLALHDRAPQLKISDDRLTVVGEKGYSMVRASHGVRKGAWYFEITVDEMPPDTAARLGWSQPLGNLQAPLGYDKFSYSWRSKKGTKFHQSIGKHYSSGYGQGDVLGFYINLPEDTETAKSLPDTYKDKVSINFGPCFKYPPKDLTYHPMSDMGWGAVVEHTLADVLYHVETEVDGRRSPPWEP, encoded by the exons ATGGGCCTTTACTATTTGAAGGTTACAGAGCCAGTCAGCAAGTCGCGCGAGACGGAGGTAATATTCTCGCGAGAAGTCTTGGAGGCGACAGTGATGGCGGCGGCGGGAACCGGACCCGGCCCGGGAGTGGGTGCAGGACCGGGTCCCGCGGCGGCTGCAAATGCAACAGCGGCGGAAGAAGGGGAGACGAAGCCGGTGGTAGCGGTAGCAGCCGCTTCGGTCGGAGAGGGGACATCTGCTGCTCCAGCAGCAGAGCCCAGTTCCGGAGAGGCCGAAAGCGG GGATGCAAACTCCGTTGATGTAAGTGGTGGTTTGGAGACGGAATCCTCTAATGGAAAAGATACACTA GAAGGTGCTGGGGATACTTCAGAGGTGATGGATACTCAGGCGGGCTCCGTGGATGAGGAGAATGGCCGACAGCTGGGAGAGGTGGAGCTGCAGTGTGGGATATGTACAAAGTGGTTCACAGCAGACACCTTTGGCATAGATACCTC ATCCTGTCTACCTTTCATGACCAACTACAGCTTTCACTGCAACGTGTGCCATCATAGTGGGAATACCTATTTCCTCCGGAAGCAAGCAA aCTTGAAGGAAATGTGCCTTAGTGCTTTGGCCAACCTAACATGGCAGTCCCGAACGCAGGATGAACATCCGAAAACCATGTTCTCCAAAGATAAG gatatCATACCATTTATTGATAAATACTGGGAGTGCATGACGACCAGACAGAGACCTGGAAAAATGACTTGGCCAAATAACATTGTTAAAACGATG AGTAAGGAAAGAGATGTATTCTTGGTAAAGGAACACCCTGATCCTGGGAGTAAGGACCCAGAAGAAGATTACCCAAAATTTGGACTTTTGGATCAG GATCTTAGTAACATTGGTCCTGcttatgacaaccaaaaacaaaGCAGTGCTGTGTCTACCAGTGGGAATCTAAATG GTGGAGCCTCTTTTGGAG GGGGGATTGCAGCAGGAAGcagtggaaaaggaagaggagctAAGCGCAAACAGCAGGATGGAGGAACCACAGGGACCACCAAGAAGGCCCGGAG tGACCCTTTGTTTTCTGCTCAGCGCCTTCCCCCTCACGGTTACCCCTTGGAACACCCGTTTAATAAAGATGGCTATCGATATATTCTCGCTGAGCCTGATCCCCACGCCCCTGATCCTGAGAAGCTTGAACTTGACTGCTGGGCTGGAAAACCTATTCCTGGAGACCTCTACAGAGCCTGCTTGTATGAACGGGTTTTGTTAGCCCTACATGATCGAG CTCCCCAGTTGAAGATCTCTGATGACCGGCTGACTGTGGTTGGAGAGAAGGGCTACTCCATGGTTCGGGCTTCTCATGGGGTACGGAAAGGTGCCTGGTACTTTGAAATCACGGTGGATGAGATGCCGCCGGACACTGCTGCCAGACTGGGTTGGTCCCAGCCATTAG GTAACCTTCAAGCTCCCTTAGGTTATGATAAATTTAGCTATTCTTGGCGGAGCAAAAAGGGAACCAAGTTCCACCAGTCCATTGGCAAACACTACTCTTCTGGCTATGGACAGGGAGACGTCCTGGGGTTTTATATCAATCTtcctgaagacacagagacagcCAAGTCACTGCCCGATACTTATAAAGATAAG GTTTCCATTAACTTTGGACCGTGCTTCAAGTATCCTCCAAAGGATCTTACTTACCACCCT ATGAGTGACATGGGCTGGGGTGCCGTGGTAGAACACACTCTGGCTGATGTCTTATATCACGTGGAAACAGAAGTGGATGGGAGGCGGAGTCCCCCGTGGGAACCCTGA